From Drosophila yakuba strain Tai18E2 chromosome 2L, Prin_Dyak_Tai18E2_2.1, whole genome shotgun sequence, one genomic window encodes:
- the LOC6527259 gene encoding uncharacterized protein LOC6527259 isoform X1, producing MNSAIKVGEIFTAAGQAFSRLGDLTMQLHPNAESPSGKWTDEEIDMLHSSIMRFSDDLTKISLSIKNRTVSQIRQALKKKAFEDAGIPAKQVPVQQVQHVLQTLPQQQPQQSLPQPPPQVFKSQPIVQHVQLVAQPKQIILHPQSTTTTGTTVTVKQYQQMQKAAALAAAQAAASTANNTPTITENIIIQQPTSTTAAVVQQPHVVSTCSSTQIVVPVVSAVSTVPTVLTPTVVIADDVVSTSNPPAAAATAGSPAGAPAGLKCGPDVSMTLNRINVQENEVDVEECLPAEVVKLDFVSEEVAG from the exons ATGAACTCGGCAATCAAG GTGGGGGAGATATTCACGGCCGCCGGACAGGCGTTCAGCAGACTGGGCGATCTAACCATGCAGCTGCATCCCAATGCGGAATCGCCATCCGG AAAGTGGACGGACGAGGAGATCGACATGCTGCACTCGTCTATAATGCGCTTCTCCGACGACCTGACCAAGATCAGCCTGAGCATCAAGAACCGCACCGT CTCTCAGATCCGCCAGGCGCTGAAGAAGAAGGCCTTCGAGGACGCCGGCATTCCCGCCAAGCAAGTGCCCGTCCAGCAGGTGCAACACGTTCTCCAGACGCTGCCACAACAACAGCCGCAGCAGTCCCTTCCGCAGCCACCTCCTCAAGTATTCAAGTCACAGCCAATCGTGCAGCACGTACAGCTGGTGGCGCAGCCAAAGCAGATCATCCTGCATCCGCAATCCACCACTACGACGGGCACGACTGTGACCGTTAAGCAGTACCAGCAGATGCAGAAGGCTGCGGCATTAGCGGCAGCCCAGGCTGCAGCCTCGACGGCCAACAACACGCCCACCATTACGGAGAACATCATTATCCAGCAACCCACTTCGACAACGGCGGCAGTGGTGCAGCAGCCCCATGTGGTGTCCACCTGCTCGTCGACGCAGATCGTGGTGCCCGTAGTGTCGGCAGTGTCCACTGTTCCAACAGTACTCACGCCCACGGTGGTGATTGCCGACGATGTGGTGAGCACCTCCAATCctccagcggcagcggcgacAGCAGGATCGCCAGCCGGGGCGCCAGCAGGCTTAAAGTGCGGGCCAGACGTGTCCATGACCCTCAATCGCATCAATGTCCAGGAGAACGAAGTGGACGTGGAGGAGTGCCTGCCCGCAGAGGTGGTCAAGCTGGACTTTGTCAGCGAGGAGGTGGCCGGGTGA
- the LOC6527259 gene encoding transcription initiation factor TFIID subunit 12 isoform X3 has protein sequence MNSAIKVGEIFTAAGQAFSRLGDLTMQLHPNAESPSGSQIRQALKKKAFEDAGIPAKQVPVQQVQHVLQTLPQQQPQQSLPQPPPQVFKSQPIVQHVQLVAQPKQIILHPQSTTTTGTTVTVKQYQQMQKAAALAAAQAAASTANNTPTITENIIIQQPTSTTAAVVQQPHVVSTCSSTQIVVPVVSAVSTVPTVLTPTVVIADDVVSTSNPPAAAATAGSPAGAPAGLKCGPDVSMTLNRINVQENEVDVEECLPAEVVKLDFVSEEVAG, from the exons ATGAACTCGGCAATCAAG GTGGGGGAGATATTCACGGCCGCCGGACAGGCGTTCAGCAGACTGGGCGATCTAACCATGCAGCTGCATCCCAATGCGGAATCGCCATCCGG CTCTCAGATCCGCCAGGCGCTGAAGAAGAAGGCCTTCGAGGACGCCGGCATTCCCGCCAAGCAAGTGCCCGTCCAGCAGGTGCAACACGTTCTCCAGACGCTGCCACAACAACAGCCGCAGCAGTCCCTTCCGCAGCCACCTCCTCAAGTATTCAAGTCACAGCCAATCGTGCAGCACGTACAGCTGGTGGCGCAGCCAAAGCAGATCATCCTGCATCCGCAATCCACCACTACGACGGGCACGACTGTGACCGTTAAGCAGTACCAGCAGATGCAGAAGGCTGCGGCATTAGCGGCAGCCCAGGCTGCAGCCTCGACGGCCAACAACACGCCCACCATTACGGAGAACATCATTATCCAGCAACCCACTTCGACAACGGCGGCAGTGGTGCAGCAGCCCCATGTGGTGTCCACCTGCTCGTCGACGCAGATCGTGGTGCCCGTAGTGTCGGCAGTGTCCACTGTTCCAACAGTACTCACGCCCACGGTGGTGATTGCCGACGATGTGGTGAGCACCTCCAATCctccagcggcagcggcgacAGCAGGATCGCCAGCCGGGGCGCCAGCAGGCTTAAAGTGCGGGCCAGACGTGTCCATGACCCTCAATCGCATCAATGTCCAGGAGAACGAAGTGGACGTGGAGGAGTGCCTGCCCGCAGAGGTGGTCAAGCTGGACTTTGTCAGCGAGGAGGTGGCCGGGTGA
- the LOC6527260 gene encoding lysosomal thioesterase PPT2 homolog, translating into MRLHLQVLVALITCSAVPGTLAYKPVVILHGILSGAESMASLVREIEEFHPGTIVYNCDKFSGWYSLENAWRQVDQVRDYLNEVGKLHPEGIIVLGYSQGGLLARAAIQSLPEHNVKTFISLSSPQAGQYGTSFLHLIFPDLAAKTAFELFYSRVGQHTSVGGYWNDPQRQDLYMKYSEFLPLINNEKKSSNSTSFKMGMVRLDKLVMIGGPNDDVITPWESSHFSYFDENMDVIPFIKRTIFTSDSIGIRTLQEAGKLIIVVKPHVHHLAWHTRRDVIHEVIMPYLD; encoded by the exons ATGAGGCTTCATTTGCAAGTCCTGGTGGCTCTGATAACCTGCTCGGCCGTTCCCGGCACACTGGCCTACAAGCCGGTGGTTATCCTACACGGAATTCTCTCCGGAGCGGAATCGATGGCTTCTCTGGTTCGGGAAATCGAAGAG TTCCATCCTGGCACCATCGTCTACAACTGCGACAAGTTCAGTGGATGGTACAGCTTGGAGAACGCCTGGCGACAGGTCGATCAGGTCAGGGATTACCTCAACGAGGTGGGCAAACTGCATCCGGAGGGCATCATAGTGCTGG GATACTCGCAAGGAGGCCTTTTGGCCCGGGCGGCCATCCAAAGTCTGCCCGAGCACAATGTGAAGACCTTTATATCGCTATCCTCACCACAGGCGGGACAGTACGGCA CCAGCTTCCTGCATCTGATATTTCCCGATTTGGCGGCCAAGACGGCCTTCGAGTTGTTCTACTCGCGCGTGGGACAACACACCTCGGTTGGTGGCTACTGGAACGATCCGCAGAGGCAGGATCTCTACATGAAGTACAGCGAATTCCTGCCATTGATCAATAACGAGAAGAAGTCCTCCAACTCCACATCCTTCAAGATGGGAATGGTGCGGCTGGACAAGTTGGTGATGATCGGCGGACCCAACGACGATGTGATTACTCCGTGGGAATCGAG CCACTTTAGTTACTTCGATGAGAATATGGATGTGATTCCTTTTATCAAGCGAACGATTTTCACCAGCGATTCCATTGGCATCAGGACGCTTCAGGAGGCTGGCAAGCTCATCATTGTGGTCAAACCCCATGTCCACCATCTAGCCTGGCACACGCGAAGGGATGTCATCCACGAAGTGATAATGCCCTATCTGGACTGA
- the LOC6527259 gene encoding transcription initiation factor TFIID subunit 12 isoform X2, with protein sequence MQIRVHLQVGEIFTAAGQAFSRLGDLTMQLHPNAESPSGSQIRQALKKKAFEDAGIPAKQVPVQQVQHVLQTLPQQQPQQSLPQPPPQVFKSQPIVQHVQLVAQPKQIILHPQSTTTTGTTVTVKQYQQMQKAAALAAAQAAASTANNTPTITENIIIQQPTSTTAAVVQQPHVVSTCSSTQIVVPVVSAVSTVPTVLTPTVVIADDVVSTSNPPAAAATAGSPAGAPAGLKCGPDVSMTLNRINVQENEVDVEECLPAEVVKLDFVSEEVAG encoded by the exons ATGCAAATCCGCGTACACTTGCAGGTGGGGGAGATATTCACGGCCGCCGGACAGGCGTTCAGCAGACTGGGCGATCTAACCATGCAGCTGCATCCCAATGCGGAATCGCCATCCGG CTCTCAGATCCGCCAGGCGCTGAAGAAGAAGGCCTTCGAGGACGCCGGCATTCCCGCCAAGCAAGTGCCCGTCCAGCAGGTGCAACACGTTCTCCAGACGCTGCCACAACAACAGCCGCAGCAGTCCCTTCCGCAGCCACCTCCTCAAGTATTCAAGTCACAGCCAATCGTGCAGCACGTACAGCTGGTGGCGCAGCCAAAGCAGATCATCCTGCATCCGCAATCCACCACTACGACGGGCACGACTGTGACCGTTAAGCAGTACCAGCAGATGCAGAAGGCTGCGGCATTAGCGGCAGCCCAGGCTGCAGCCTCGACGGCCAACAACACGCCCACCATTACGGAGAACATCATTATCCAGCAACCCACTTCGACAACGGCGGCAGTGGTGCAGCAGCCCCATGTGGTGTCCACCTGCTCGTCGACGCAGATCGTGGTGCCCGTAGTGTCGGCAGTGTCCACTGTTCCAACAGTACTCACGCCCACGGTGGTGATTGCCGACGATGTGGTGAGCACCTCCAATCctccagcggcagcggcgacAGCAGGATCGCCAGCCGGGGCGCCAGCAGGCTTAAAGTGCGGGCCAGACGTGTCCATGACCCTCAATCGCATCAATGTCCAGGAGAACGAAGTGGACGTGGAGGAGTGCCTGCCCGCAGAGGTGGTCAAGCTGGACTTTGTCAGCGAGGAGGTGGCCGGGTGA